A portion of the Bacteroidota bacterium genome contains these proteins:
- a CDS encoding DUF3795 domain-containing protein: MNQNLNYANMIAACGMNCGICIGHMRDKKPCGGCFRKDDDNKPKQCRSCNIVNCEFLKEIKSGFCFDCPKYPCVRLKRLDNRYRKKYKMSMIENLDSIKKVGLESFIRNEENRWICKVCGSGLSVHRDYCLNCKEVRI; encoded by the coding sequence ATGAATCAAAACTTGAACTATGCAAATATGATTGCTGCATGTGGAATGAATTGTGGAATTTGTATTGGACATATGCGAGATAAAAAACCGTGTGGCGGGTGTTTTAGAAAAGATGATGATAACAAACCAAAACAATGTAGAAGCTGTAATATTGTCAATTGCGAATTTTTAAAAGAAATCAAATCAGGATTTTGTTTCGATTGCCCGAAATATCCTTGTGTAAGATTAAAAAGACTTGACAATAGATACCGAAAAAAATACAAAATGAGCATGATTGAAAACCTTGATTCAATTAAAAAAGTTGGATTGGAGAGTTTTATAAGAAATGAAGAAAATAGGTGGATTTGCAAAGTCTGTGGCTCAGGATTGAGTGTGCATCGAGACTATTGTTTGAATTGTAAGGAAGTAAGAATTTAA
- a CDS encoding DUF1287 domain-containing protein translates to MRKKLIILFSLIFNFCFSQVEFELADSAIVLTEQQVTYDPTYFSISYPNGDIPSNKGVCTDVIIRAYRKIGIDLQKEVHEDMKDNFNLYPKNWGLKTTDKNIDHRRVPNLMTFFKRKGEEKIISEKSEDYLPGEIVCWSLGGGIVHIGIVVNKKSNDGKRFLIVHNIGDGQVLEDCLFKYEIIGHYRYLKKSILPE, encoded by the coding sequence ATGAGAAAAAAACTAATTATACTATTTTCATTAATTTTCAATTTTTGCTTTTCGCAAGTAGAATTTGAATTAGCAGATTCTGCCATAGTTTTGACAGAACAGCAAGTAACATATGATCCAACTTATTTCTCAATCAGTTATCCAAATGGAGACATACCAAGCAATAAGGGAGTTTGTACAGATGTAATTATTCGAGCTTATAGAAAAATTGGAATTGATTTACAAAAAGAAGTCCACGAAGATATGAAGGATAATTTTAATCTTTATCCTAAAAATTGGGGGCTAAAAACTACAGACAAAAATATAGATCATAGAAGAGTTCCTAATTTAATGACCTTTTTTAAAAGAAAAGGAGAAGAAAAAATCATATCAGAAAAATCTGAAGATTACTTGCCCGGTGAAATTGTTTGTTGGAGTTTGGGTGGTGGAATAGTACATATTGGAATTGTGGTTAATAAAAAATCAAATGATGGTAAACGGTTTTTAATTGTTCACAATATTGGAGATGGACAAGTTTTAGAAGATTGCCTTTTTAAATATGAAATTATTGGGCATTACAGATATTTGAAAAAAAGTATTTTGCCAGAATAA
- a CDS encoding acyltransferase — MKLFDHKPDKLHGLDHLRAIAILLVMIFHFGKGVPSWLEPVKQIGWTGVDLFFVLSGYLIGYQLLNEIRISNSISFKQFYLKRFFRIIPAFIAVLILYYSLPNLREGSGLPPLWRFLTFTQNFSLDAKTQSSFSHAWSLCIEEQFYLLLPILIVVVFKSRTQKFSPYLMVGLLFLGFILRFFSWHEYVQPFIDNGNRRQMALGFIEKVYYPSYNRIDGLLIGVGIAAVFNFKPKIKEYISKHGNLVLIIGLLTFLIAYQVIENFISYSTAIFGFPLISFAYGIIVVAAISPTCVLYRYKSRFTFIVATLSYSIYLTHKQLYYLSKILIEKLEIEITEIWTFWICIAIAIIGGFILHLIIEKPFLKLRNRILIQQIKKQRDKRNCNVNP; from the coding sequence ATGAAGTTATTTGACCATAAACCTGATAAACTTCACGGTTTAGACCATTTAAGAGCAATTGCTATTTTACTCGTCATGATTTTTCATTTTGGAAAAGGTGTTCCTTCATGGTTGGAACCTGTAAAACAAATTGGATGGACTGGAGTAGATTTATTTTTTGTGCTTAGCGGATACTTGATTGGTTATCAACTTTTAAATGAGATTCGCATATCAAATTCAATTTCATTCAAACAATTCTATTTAAAGAGATTTTTTAGAATTATACCAGCTTTCATTGCAGTTCTGATTTTATACTATTCATTGCCAAACTTACGCGAGGGTTCAGGTTTACCTCCATTATGGAGATTTTTGACATTTACTCAAAACTTTAGTTTAGATGCTAAAACACAAAGTTCTTTTTCACACGCCTGGTCTCTTTGTATTGAGGAACAATTTTACTTATTACTTCCAATATTAATAGTTGTAGTTTTTAAAAGTCGTACTCAAAAGTTCAGTCCATATTTGATGGTTGGATTGCTTTTTCTTGGATTTATTCTTAGGTTTTTCAGTTGGCATGAGTATGTACAACCTTTTATAGATAATGGTAATCGCAGACAAATGGCTTTAGGTTTTATTGAGAAAGTGTATTACCCAAGCTACAATAGAATAGACGGATTACTAATAGGAGTAGGAATTGCAGCTGTATTTAATTTCAAACCAAAGATTAAAGAATACATTAGCAAACATGGAAATCTTGTTTTAATTATTGGATTATTGACATTTTTGATAGCTTATCAAGTTATTGAGAATTTTATCTCCTACAGTACTGCCATTTTTGGTTTTCCACTGATTTCATTTGCATATGGGATAATAGTTGTTGCAGCAATTAGCCCGACTTGTGTTTTGTATAGATACAAATCAAGGTTTACTTTTATTGTTGCAACATTGTCATATTCAATATATCTTACACACAAACAATTGTATTATCTTTCCAAAATTTTGATTGAAAAACTTGAAATAGAAATCACTGAAATTTGGACATTTTGGATTTGCATTGCTATAGCTATAATTGGTGGATTCATTTTACATTTAATAATTGAAAAGCCATTTTTAAAGCTTCGAAACAGAATACTAATCCAACAGATTAAAAAACAAAGAGACAAAAGAAACTGTAATGTTAACCCATAA